From Prevotella melaninogenica, the proteins below share one genomic window:
- the ettA gene encoding energy-dependent translational throttle protein EttA, protein MATVDDKKIIFSMVGVSKIIPQNQKQILKNIYLSFFYGAKIGIIGLNGAGKSTLMKIIAGLVEPTQGEVVWSPGYSVGYLPQDPPLDEAKTVKENVMEGVQHIYDALKEYDDINVKFGLEEYYSDADKMDKLMQRQAELQDIIDATDAWNIDSRLERAMDALRCPKGDLPVTNLSGGERRRVALCRLLLQKPDVLLLDEPTNHLDAESIDWLEQHLQQYEGTVIAVTHDRYFLDDVSEWILELDRGEGIPWKGNYSSWLDQKTKRMEQEEKSASKRRKTLERELEWVRMAPKARQAKGKARLNSYEQMLNEEQKQREEKLEIFIPNGPRLGNKVIEAQHVKKAFGEKVLFNDLNFMLPPNGIVGVIGPNGAGKTTLFRLIMGLEQADGGTFEVGETVKLAYVDQQHKDINPNKTVYDVVSQGNETIRMGGRDINSRAYLSRFNFSGTDQSKLCSVLSGGERNRLQLAMALKQEGNVLLLDEPTNDIDVNTLRALEEGLEAFAGCAVVISHDRWFLDRICTHILAFEGNGEVVYFEGGFSDYEINKARRLGNEEIKKGRYRKLMEE, encoded by the coding sequence ATGGCAACAGTAGACGACAAGAAGATTATCTTCTCAATGGTGGGTGTATCGAAGATTATCCCACAGAACCAGAAACAGATTCTGAAGAACATTTACCTCTCGTTCTTCTATGGTGCAAAGATAGGTATTATTGGTCTCAACGGCGCAGGTAAGTCTACGCTGATGAAGATTATCGCTGGTCTTGTGGAACCAACACAGGGCGAAGTGGTATGGAGTCCGGGCTATTCGGTGGGCTATCTGCCACAGGATCCACCACTCGATGAGGCGAAGACCGTGAAGGAGAATGTTATGGAGGGTGTGCAGCATATCTATGATGCACTGAAGGAATACGACGATATCAACGTAAAGTTCGGCTTGGAGGAGTATTACTCTGATGCTGACAAGATGGATAAGCTGATGCAGCGTCAGGCTGAGTTGCAGGATATTATCGATGCAACAGACGCCTGGAACATTGATTCACGACTCGAAAGGGCGATGGATGCACTGCGTTGTCCTAAGGGTGATTTGCCAGTGACCAACCTCTCTGGAGGTGAGCGTCGCCGTGTTGCACTCTGCCGTCTGCTCCTTCAGAAGCCAGACGTGTTGTTGCTCGATGAGCCTACCAACCACCTTGATGCTGAGAGTATTGACTGGTTGGAGCAGCATTTGCAGCAGTATGAGGGTACTGTTATCGCTGTTACCCACGACCGTTACTTCTTGGACGATGTGAGTGAGTGGATTCTTGAGCTCGACCGTGGTGAGGGTATTCCATGGAAGGGCAACTACTCTTCATGGCTCGATCAGAAGACAAAGCGCATGGAGCAGGAAGAGAAGTCGGCTTCTAAGCGTCGCAAGACCTTGGAGCGTGAGTTGGAGTGGGTGCGCATGGCACCAAAGGCTCGTCAGGCAAAGGGTAAGGCGCGTCTGAACTCTTACGAACAGATGCTCAACGAGGAGCAGAAACAGCGTGAGGAGAAGCTCGAAATCTTTATTCCTAACGGTCCACGTTTGGGTAATAAGGTTATCGAAGCACAGCACGTAAAGAAGGCTTTCGGTGAGAAGGTACTCTTCAACGACCTCAACTTCATGTTGCCTCCTAACGGCATCGTAGGTGTTATCGGTCCTAACGGTGCGGGTAAGACTACGCTCTTCCGCCTTATCATGGGCTTGGAACAGGCTGATGGCGGTACGTTCGAGGTAGGTGAGACCGTTAAACTTGCTTATGTTGACCAGCAGCACAAGGATATCAACCCTAACAAGACGGTATATGACGTAGTTTCACAAGGCAACGAGACGATTCGTATGGGTGGACGTGACATCAATTCACGTGCTTATCTCTCACGTTTCAACTTCTCAGGAACCGACCAGAGTAAGCTTTGTTCAGTACTCTCAGGTGGTGAGCGCAACCGACTGCAGTTGGCTATGGCATTGAAGCAGGAAGGTAATGTCCTCCTTCTCGATGAGCCTACCAACGATATCGACGTGAATACACTCCGTGCATTGGAGGAAGGTCTTGAGGCATTTGCCGGTTGTGCTGTTGTCATCAGCCACGACCGTTGGTTCCTCGACCGTATCTGTACCCACATCCTTGCCTTTGAGGGTAATGGTGAAGTTGTCTACTTCGAAGGTGGCTTCTCTGATTACGAAATCAATAAGGCACGCCGACTTGGCAATGAGGAGATTAAGAAGGGTAGATATAGAAAGTTGATGGAGGAGTAA
- a CDS encoding M6 family metalloprotease domain-containing protein — MKKIITLLASVLLATSSFAIPAMRMWRSFKQADGTILKVMTVGDEHFNYALTEDNIPVLPYNGSYYYARIEDNQLVPSSVLAHNKALRKGKEELVAAAIQQVRQLQKQHEMHVNSKPFGEGLGMTWEGKKKGLVILVEFEDVAFKDPKNVLTLKPREKDVKTLYENMLNKVGYTNDNGAIGSVHDYFLDQSNGKFDLTFDVVGPVKLKHPHQFYGERTANMNDANAPQMIIDACNAIQGVDFSKYDWDDDGEVEQVYVIYAGEGEATGGEPNTIWPHKYSLTDAGLDALTFNGQTINTYACSNEIIRAKVNEKSRIFYSGIGTICHEFSHCLGLPDFYDTCGGNNIGSGRYDLMCAGSYNGGPESLINVYGGTGIGTVPAGYDAYEKAYMGWLKPITLGDEAVEVKNMKGLAEGGDAYFLYNPDTKNEYYILENRTPYRWDTELPGHGLMVFHVDFDAYSWRMNNLNAASVQRHPRFTIVPADARLDHDTQNSDPFPTGLNNSLTKSTDPRLSFYTNYNVSSQAGIKQVARNADNTISFSYTPLQTSAGINTLSVDREQSANTYTLSGVKVADNQNLHNQIVIVKGKKVRK; from the coding sequence ATGAAGAAAATTATAACTCTCTTAGCCAGCGTATTGTTGGCAACATCATCATTTGCTATTCCTGCCATGCGGATGTGGCGAAGCTTTAAGCAGGCTGACGGAACAATCCTAAAGGTGATGACCGTAGGCGATGAGCATTTCAATTATGCGCTGACAGAGGACAATATCCCTGTGTTGCCCTATAACGGCAGCTATTATTACGCGCGTATCGAGGATAATCAGTTGGTGCCTTCATCGGTGTTAGCCCATAACAAGGCATTGCGAAAGGGAAAGGAAGAACTCGTTGCAGCAGCCATTCAGCAAGTAAGACAACTGCAAAAACAACATGAGATGCATGTCAATTCTAAGCCTTTCGGAGAAGGATTGGGAATGACATGGGAGGGTAAAAAGAAAGGACTCGTCATCTTGGTTGAGTTCGAAGATGTGGCTTTCAAAGACCCAAAGAATGTGTTGACGCTCAAACCACGTGAGAAAGATGTCAAGACACTCTACGAAAATATGCTCAACAAGGTGGGATATACCAATGACAATGGCGCTATCGGTAGTGTTCACGACTATTTCCTCGACCAAAGTAATGGTAAGTTCGACCTCACTTTCGATGTCGTTGGACCCGTAAAGCTCAAGCATCCTCATCAGTTTTATGGTGAGCGAACAGCGAATATGAATGATGCGAATGCACCACAGATGATTATTGATGCCTGCAATGCTATCCAAGGGGTTGACTTCAGTAAGTACGACTGGGATGATGATGGCGAAGTAGAGCAGGTTTATGTTATCTATGCCGGTGAGGGTGAGGCTACTGGTGGTGAACCGAACACCATCTGGCCACACAAGTATTCCCTTACCGATGCAGGACTTGACGCACTGACCTTCAATGGACAAACGATAAATACCTACGCTTGTAGCAATGAAATCATTCGTGCAAAGGTGAATGAGAAGTCGCGTATCTTCTATTCTGGTATCGGTACCATCTGTCATGAGTTCTCGCATTGTCTTGGATTGCCCGACTTTTATGATACATGTGGCGGTAACAACATTGGTTCTGGACGATACGATTTGATGTGTGCGGGTAGTTATAACGGTGGACCAGAGAGTCTGATTAACGTCTATGGAGGTACTGGAATCGGCACTGTTCCAGCTGGTTATGATGCTTACGAAAAGGCATATATGGGTTGGCTAAAGCCTATCACACTTGGCGATGAGGCTGTTGAGGTGAAGAATATGAAGGGACTTGCTGAGGGTGGTGATGCCTATTTCCTCTATAATCCAGACACGAAGAATGAATATTACATCCTTGAAAACCGTACGCCTTACCGCTGGGACACAGAGTTACCGGGACACGGATTGATGGTTTTCCACGTTGATTTCGATGCTTATTCATGGCGCATGAACAACCTCAATGCTGCTTCGGTACAGCGTCATCCACGCTTCACGATTGTTCCTGCCGATGCTCGACTCGATCATGACACGCAGAATAGCGACCCATTCCCAACAGGATTGAACAATAGCTTAACGAAGTCTACTGACCCTCGTCTGAGCTTCTACACGAACTATAATGTTAGCAGTCAGGCTGGTATTAAGCAGGTGGCTCGTAATGCTGATAACACAATCTCCTTTAGCTACACTCCGTTGCAGACATCAGCAGGCATCAATACCCTCTCTGTCGACCGTGAACAGTCTGCCAATACCTATACGCTCTCTGGTGTGAAGGTTGCGGACAATCAGAATCTCCACAATCAGATTGTGATTGTTAAGGGTAAGAAGGTGAGGAAGTAG
- a CDS encoding KilA-N domain-containing protein: MTKKGEIFVKDVAIKTMTKDGIDYICITDIARQKNAAEPKDVVKNWMRQKNTLEYLGLWEKLNNPNFKGVEFDPLLAEAGSNSFTMSPTRWVELTAAIGVFTKNGAGGGTFAQRDIAFKFANWVSVEFELYLVMEFQRLKAKEQELIGWTAKRELSKINYRIHTDAIKSHLIPEKVTPTQANIIYAEEADVLNVAMFGMTARQWRESNPDLKGNIRDYASVNELICLSNMENINAVLINDDIPQGERLVRLNQIAIHQMQILERNSNRNLLR, encoded by the coding sequence ATGACAAAGAAGGGAGAAATCTTCGTTAAAGATGTAGCAATTAAGACTATGACAAAAGATGGTATTGATTACATCTGTATAACAGACATTGCTCGACAGAAGAATGCTGCTGAGCCTAAAGACGTTGTTAAGAATTGGATGCGCCAAAAGAATACGCTGGAGTATTTGGGTTTATGGGAGAAACTAAACAATCCTAACTTCAAAGGGGTCGAATTCGACCCCCTTTTGGCAGAAGCAGGTAGTAACTCTTTTACTATGAGCCCAACCAGATGGGTGGAGTTGACTGCAGCAATAGGTGTCTTCACTAAGAATGGAGCTGGTGGTGGTACTTTTGCTCAGCGTGATATAGCTTTCAAGTTTGCCAATTGGGTTTCTGTTGAGTTTGAACTTTATCTTGTCATGGAGTTCCAACGTCTGAAAGCTAAAGAACAAGAGTTGATAGGATGGACTGCAAAAAGAGAATTATCTAAGATAAACTATCGCATACATACGGATGCTATAAAGAGTCATCTCATCCCAGAGAAAGTTACCCCTACGCAGGCAAACATCATTTATGCAGAGGAGGCAGACGTGCTGAATGTTGCCATGTTTGGAATGACTGCCAGACAATGGCGAGAGTCTAATCCAGATTTGAAAGGTAATATTCGTGACTATGCTTCTGTAAATGAATTGATTTGTTTGTCGAACATGGAGAATATCAATGCAGTACTTATCAATGACGATATACCTCAAGGGGAAAGACTTGTCAGACTTAATCAGATAGCTATTCATCAAATGCAAATCCTTGAGAGGAATAGTAATAGAAATCTTTTACGGTGA